The DNA region CCATTGATTGATCTCTGGTTTCTGGTTTCTGGTTTCTGATTTCGATGATGATGGTGCTTGATGTTGGTTCGTTCACCTTAGTTTGTTGCACATGTATTGTTTGATGAAATGTGAATGTGAATTATTGATTAAGAATGATGATCGTTACTGTTACGGAAGATCAAGATAGATATGTATGATATTATCCATCATGACGATGCAAAAGGGTGTTTGTTTAAGGAAAGATTGGATTGTGAGTTGGATGGTAGTCCATTTGAAGTAGGACAGCACGGAAATTCGTTTGGATTCGTGGAAGGAGGATCTATGTGTATAAGACACACGCGGCGGATAAACCTGCGCAAGTGGTGGGTGTACTTGATACATACTTGTCTATTTGGGTCTACTCCCTAGCTGTCACTTATCCATGGATACCATACAAATATAGTACAATGCAGAGCACCCTATTTGGGTCATTCATTGATTCAACGATTGTCTCTATGTATGTACACTTACCTGAAATGATCTCAAATGTGTTTGGATCAGCGTTAGGAGAATTGAATCTGACTAGAATTGAACTAGGTAATGTAAGTTTAAgtgatgtgatttatgtttgaatacaTTTACTCATAATTGATTTTCGTAACTAAATTATAGTATAAATACACAAAATCGGCCACACAGATAGATAAGCTACCTCAAGTTAATTCTGCTAGATCCGGATCAAACTTGTAGAATTCATTCTCAAAATTGGTTCTCAATCATTTTCAAAACAATAGAGATCCACATGTGGAGTTCAGATCCATGTTTGAGAATTGCAACCAAACAACACTCTTTGTTATGATTTTGGAATTGATTCAACTAAATTTACGTAAGTGGTAAATGTGAGTTAAAATGATGCTAGTTATGTTTGATAGGGTTCGCTTTTGAGTGAATAATGGAGATAACCAAGCTGGAACTCTATAGGAAGTATGAATTCCTTACAACCTAGCTGCTTTTGTATTATGATAATGAACATCAGTATTACAAGTGGTCTTATCCTCTTAAATAGAATAGTGTAACCCTAAATACACGAATTTGGACTTCAAAGTCAATAGCTAACATAACTGACCTAGAAGGAAGGTAGGGTAGCCTAAGACTCTATAATACACAACTCACAAACATGGAATTGACAATACATACAACTTAGCCAACGTGGCGTGTGTGATATATAAATGGCTAACATGACTTGTGAAATCTGACTCAACAATATGTCGAGAAGATCGCTCGTTGGGTGAAGAGTCACTCGCCAGATGTAGAGTCTCGTGTCGAATATGGAGTCGCTCATTAGGCCATGGCTAGTCACTCCTgaccagtccacaagtccacacaAGACAATGTGTCTGAAATATGAATGCAAAGTATGCATGAATAGCTCGTTGTGTCCTTGATATATCTCGACGTCATTTGAACGGGCATTGGCCAGGTCACAACACACTGTGCCTGAAGTATGCAATAGAGCTGTCAATATGAGTTCCAACCCGCGGACCAGCTCGACGGGTTGGCTAAATGAGCCGAGTTGGGTTGGTTAAATTCCAGCTCGAAAAGAACTTGGGTTAGTGCAACCAGGCTCGTTTAAGGGTTAGACGGGCCAACCCGCGGGTCAAGcgagccaacccgtcgggttaaagttctttttttattaaaaaattattttatttgtctttaattCCAGGTTAGCTTTATGGATtatttttagatagaaaaatgaaaattttcatttctttaaatttgagtcgattttttgtgttttatttattgttattctattatttatctcattttaacgtgacagtaaaataattgtctgtaaactaaattctttttctatatttcaaatgtgagataaaaataattgcgttgataaacctctttcttatgagttgataccaatttctgtaagtatttttttgaaattatttttttataacattttaaacATTTTCGAATccaatttctctattttttatatttatttcactcaacCCACGAGCCAGCCCGCCAACCCGCGAGCTCATAGCGAGCCGGGTTGGGTTCATATTTTCCTGGCTCGTTAAGACCCCGGGTTGACACAACCCAACTCGtttccaacccaacccatactgGCTGACCTATATGGGTCGAGCTGGCCCGTATTGACAGCTCTAGTATGCAAGCTAAGTGTGTTTGAATAACTCACCTTGACATCTCATCAATCTGCCCAAACTAGGTCGCCTCGGTTCGCTCTTTCTCAAACAATTCGCTATTTCCCAGTCCAAAAGCCCTTAAGGGATTGTGCCTAAAGTATGAATGCTAAGTGTGTATGAATAGCTCGCAATGACATCCCATCAATCTGCTCCGCATAAACTCGGCCGCCTTAGTCCGCTCTATTTTAGTCAGCTCACCATTTTCCAGTCCAAAACCCCCAAGACACTGTGCATGAAGTATGAAGGTGGAGTGTGTCTTCACTTGCCACATCACTATCTCTTCCTCGTTCTTTGTGTCCAGTTACGTGTTTTTCACATTTCTCAACTAAACAATAATATAATTAGTTTTCTCAAAATTGAAATATTTCTTCGCCCCTTTTTATGGGTATGTCATTTTGAACTCCATGGGTGTCGCCCTTTCTATCCACAATTTCCCTAAACACCGAACCTTAATTATTAGGGTGACGAATGTCTTTAAAAGTACTCGTCATTTTCATCATACTTATCTTAAATGAACCAACACGATTTAAACCAATTACGCATTCTTTATcatttcctctcctctcctaCCTAAGTACCAAACCAAAAATCTCCTAAGATTATTTaacaaatcaaaaacatataaaacatACTTTCATTATCATTTCTTAAACTCAAACAACATTATGGTAAAAAATCAATCACCTAGAGAATTTACTTTAACAAATCTACATCATTCTAGTAAATAGTTAAATCAATTACACCTTAAAAACGTCATAATATGACTATCATGATTCAACCACCCTTGTCAATTTATAGATCTCCTTACTCTTGAGGCATCAAATTCTAGTTTTCACTTATGCTCAGTCTTAATTATTCATCTACTAGGATAGAGCCCGTttgcccgtgcgatgcacgggtaatTTTTTAACAAATCAATTGTTAATTATCATCATTGAGTACttgatatatatggaataatacAATGGTATATTTACTAAAACATACACTTTTAATTAGTGAAACACTTATATGTTGTTATTATCTTCCATCTATGCCTTAATGTTTTATCTTACTTATAGACATCAATTGGATAACTTTGCAATATTAAGTTTAGTTCGCTCTTAACGTGTTTCAAATTTACTCAATCTATCCCTTAACGTGTTTTAAAAATATCCATCGAGTAACGGTTAACAGTTTTCTCGATCAGTTTTCGTGGATCAATGataaaatgaatatttttatatttatttacagGAACATGGTTTGTATTAATTGACATGTAAATCCTCACAAAAGaggaaattttatttaaaatactaTCCATTAGTTCCACAAAGTGAGGTCCTGCACTCGCAAGGGAAAATCATTCGATAATTTAATAAAGTGAATCAAGAAATTAACAaactaaatatataaaattttggaatattatttaaagttaaatttactaatcaataaaatatttacATATCATATTCgtattaattgttatttttacGAAACATAACATAGACTGCATAATTTATACACTACATAAAGATTTTAGCTTCTTTACAttatactaaaaaaaaaataagcacATAAAAATAGCAGTAGCTGTCAAGAAATATAGATGTGCTTTGTGAAAGAGATGCTGCCCTTTGGCTCCCCTGCTAGTACTCCTAAATTCCAATAGATAAGAGCAAGTAGCTCCCTATGCTTATGTACACGATACCAAAAGCCAATTGGCAGCTTCCATGCTCACAAATTTGCCTCATCAATCAATGCACATGCCCTATGCTGGAACGAAGACAAATATCAAAATGATCCATCAAGTTCTCCATTCACATAGTGGCATGTGTCTAATTTTAGATAAATTACatttattttaagaaataaaatccGTGTCCTTCTTTGAATAAAGAACTTGACACAATGAACATAAAGAACATATTGATTCCATATGTTAATGTATCATTctcatattatttttaattttttttttctcactatATTTAATGGGGTACTTATGCAAACACCCCCACCAAATTTTTAGTGTAAAGAGTCATAATGGAATAAGATgataacattatataaaaaaaaattacaaagttTGTAGTGTAGTACTTTTACACATGGAACCAATATGTTTTATATAAAGTACAATCATATCCAGAGGCAAAACATAAGGTTGGATACTTCATTAATCACTTAACCAAAATTCAACACCCCACCACCATCTCTTGAGGAATTATACTACCAGCCAAAGATACATAAGCAGAGTGTGGCTTGGTCAAGAAAACAGAAACTCTTCCTTGCACGCTCAATTTCAGCAACAATGCAAAACTCATAAACTCagcaacaaacaacaaacaacaccaCTACAGGCAGTGAGACCATACATGACCAACATATTCCTGTGAACAGGCAATCCAGTGGAGGTTGCATATTCCTGTGCAACTAAGAGTTTGTCCTGTGTAAAGCATGTTCCTTCTACAAATAGAGCCAACCAAAATGGAAGAGGGAAATCACTCAGCCGCCGGAAGGATGACTGCAGAAAGAATAATGAAACACTTAAATTCCAGAATACAAGCTAAAAGCTTATTCAGGAGTTCCTAGTCATTCCATATATATTGCTGCATATTTAAGAAGAAAATAATATGGAAAGCACAAGCAAGTATCTTTATGATATAAAAGGGTATATCTTGTAATTATAATTCAGAAACCCATACCTTTAATGTGCTTTCATCCTTGGCCCAACTTCTCTCCAAAAAGAGATACTCTGAAAACCAAATTGACCAGCCAATAACCTACATATATAGAATTTAGCACAAATAGCAATATTGAGAGAAATAACTGACATCACATACTTCTAATGCTTTACTAATTATAATTACATGCCAAAATTATTCCTGTGATGAGAAGACAAAGAGTAATCTTCAAGGCAGATAAATTGCACATAGAAAGTGAAACATTCAAAAAGGAATTAAATGTTATAATTTTCAAGGACTAAATCAAAATACTCTATAGCACAGGGTACACTTTTGGTGATATCTTCTTAATCatagaattaaaaaaatccaATCTTTTCATTTCAAAAGTAAAGGCCAAAACAAAGCAAGTACCGGAAGAAATTTCGATGATTTCTTCATCACAGCTAGAGTACTGCCAAGGCAACCTGAACGCTGTTGGATAATGTTAAATAAACTGTCAGCAGTTGAAGgacaaatcaaataaaaaatgacaAATCAAAGATTAGCATCCATGTTCCATCCATGTGTTATGGCTATAATCAACCAACTATGTAAATGATTAGCATTAAAAAGGAAACATGTAATATTTGGCCTCACTTTTCTGTCTATAATAACaataaagaagaagagaaatgtGTGATCAGAACATGATTCAAGCTAAGAAAGTATAAAGAACTCTAATCATGACTAATACCTCTTTAAAAAGAGGGCATCAGAAGCAACCAAATAATGCTTCCAAAGGGGCAATACCAGGAATCTGGACCAACAATATAGAATCATTAAAAGACATCAGTATCAGTATAACTCACAACTTCAGATGCAGTATCAATTGAGGATGAGGATGGgaaaacagcaaaacaattATAGAGATGGAAAAGGGAAAATCCCATTACTCTATACTCTATAACCAATAGgagataattaaaatattaataggGTAACTATTTGCATGATCAATGGAGTTATTGGAAACGTGAACACTTGAATAAAAGAAGTTAACCTGTTTTTACACAATTGTTGTGAACACTTGAATAAAACATTATGTGAGCTAAGAAGGTTTTAATAGATTCAAAAATTcattaaaattctaaaattaaaatagctTCATGTCTTTCAGCAATTGGCTTTCAagaacatgtgaagaataaggaaAATCCTTGCTATTAGAGGAAAAACACAGCCATGAAGGGAGAGTAAACCAGACCATAATTTATATACAACTAACTAAAACATGAGTGTGATACCAAAAGCACAATAGTATAAATTgtccaaaacaaaaattaaaaacgtTTGCAAACAGTGAAGGTTTTAAGATCTTCAACAGATTCTGcaatataatattataaaaaattcaTAGCCCAAGACAAATTATGAATGATCCAATCTCATATTTATTGACTTCAAAGTCCTTCCACCAGTGATTCAACCACcattcaaaataataaatagtTATGGTAATAGGATAAAGATTAAAGTTGAACTATCATCACAATCATGATTATAAACAAAGCTTCAAACATATAATCAAGCACGAAGCTGATATTCAGATCTCTTGGCATTCTGGATCTGATAACTACTTAAAATGAATGAGATACatgaaatttaaagaaaactaatcatgtaaacttaaaaaagttaaaataagcATTCAAATAGTGATATGATCACATGAATTAGCTGCAAAATTACCTTCCTGCACAATTACCATTGTCCTTCttgcataattttattaattgctCCAGCAGAACCATTGATTTACAAAAGTAGAGCTCCAGAGTACACATAtttgagaaaaagagaaaagaaatcaGGAAAGGCAACAAATGGCAAGAATACAAAATATTTTGCAGAACAGTTGATAACACACAAATGAATGGTTAAATAGCAGAGCTAACTGGAAGGGGAAGGGGAGGTGAAGTGTGGTTGAATGAGATCTGAGGGGATATTTATAGGCAAATCGATCTGAAGAAACAAAATAATAGAAGAGTCTCTGGAAAGCCTTCCACCTATAACCCTCCATCTACATACCTAATCCCAACTTCTGCTCAGAATAGAAATTACAGATGAATGCAAAACGTATGAGAAGTGCTAAACCAAGTACCAAATCCCCCAAAAAAATGCACATCTAATCAACTATATCagataaaaaattcataaaaaggACGAAATTAGGAGAAAACGTATGAGAAGCGTTAAGATACAATGTGTTGAAGGCTTACCCACGTGATGGTTGACAGGGAGATGTGATGGCCATCACCGGAGAATCCGTGGGAGCACGCTGAGGGTCGTGGAAAGTAAGTCTTTTGCGCCGAGTGACGTCGGTAACCGCTAGAAATGGGGGAAATCAGTGACGTTGATACAGAGTAAGCGAGAAATCAGGGGAAAATGACGGAACGGTGCCGGCGGTGGCACGATCTGGAAAGAAAGGgagcgatggtggtggtgctcgATTTAGGTTTTGCTAAAGGTGGCGGTGCAATTCTGATGGTGAAGAGGTGATCGGTGGTGGTGGGTTTGAGGGGAATAGAGGAGGTGGTGCGGTGGTTGTGGCTCGGTGGTGATGGGAAAAGAGGAGGTGGTGCGGTGGAGGTGGCCACGCGGTGGTGGGGATTAGAGCCGGCTGCTGAGCTTTTTCCCCTTGTACTTCATAGTTGGTAGAAGGGGGTGAGGACAGGACAGACCAAAGCAAGGATTCGTCATGGTAGGGGAGGAACAGTTAAGAGGGGAGAACGACGTCGTTTGCTGGCTCTAGCTGGAAAATAAAATGAGTCAAAGAAGCAGACACGTGGCGAGCCGCAATTGGAGGTCTTGTAGGAATAGTAAAAACCAAACTcaagaataagaagtagtagattctattcttctgattttcattttcaaagaaaACCAGAATCCACTAAAACACTATTCTATGACAGAGACTCATTTCCTTCCGCGGTTTTACCACCAGAAACCAGAGAAGGGAATCCAAATATTCAATAACAATACGCGTTGCATTTCATTCAGAGactaaactaaaataaaaaaccaaaaagatAATTCCTTTAATCTTCTACCACCTTCTTTTCACCATCTCTCAATCTGGGTCATTCACTTTCCCTGCTCTCTTTCACTTTTCAACCTTACATTTCAATCACACCCTTATCTCTTTCCTCTCAATTCTCACTACCCCAGAACAAAAAGATTGAATTTTTAACATTTTTACTTCTACCCTTTTGCAAAAATACTCAGCTGCTGCTGCTGACAGAGCCTATTGTTTTGGATCTCTgatttgtttttaatgcttattCTAAGTTGTGGGTTTGTTATGGAGTGGCTATAAGCATGTGGGGTTGTATTCTTTGTTCCCACAACAGAGGCAAATGTTGATgcttttttctgattttttaatGTTATTTGACCGTGATTTCCGGGATAGGTTCGTGTTGTCTTGGGGGTGCAAAACTTGAGTTTGTTATCTTTGTCAAACCCAGAGGTGTTGGTGCTGATATAGCTCTCTTCTCAGTTGCCATGTAGTTCTGACTTCTGATTCATTTCAGTCATGGTTGTTTGACTTGGTTGTTGGTGAGGTGAAAGTGAGTGCTAGTGTTGCTGATAGTTGCTAGGTAGTTCCATAATGGGATCTGGCAATGAGGTTCATTCAGTTGGTGAGTTCAATTTAGATGCCAAGTGGCTTGTAGATCCCAAACAACTATTTGTTGGGCCAAAAATTGGGGAAGGTGCACATGCCAAAGTCTATGAGGGAAAGTAAGTCAAACTTGATTATTTGATTGTCTGATCatgattttttctcttttgagtTAGATGGGAAAGGGGAGATTCTGTTTTTGGaatcaattgtgatttttgaaTCCTCTTTGAATGAGATTTGGTGTAAAGTTTGTTTTGATTTCTAAGTCAGGATTAATCTGCTTCTCCTTTGATCTAGATTTGTATCCATTTTCACAGTCATTGTTTGTATTTGATCTGTTTGGACAAATGCATATTCTGCATCCACTTGATAGGATTATTTGCTGACTTGTTGAGTTACTATTGTTGAATTTTCTGGTTGCAGGTATAAAAATCAGAATGTTGCTGTTAAGATTATCAATAAGGGAGAGACCCCGGAAGAGATTTCAAGGAGAGAGGGTCGGTTTGCTAGAGAGGTTGCTATGTTGTCGAGAGTTCAACACAAGAATCTGGTTAAGGTTGTTACACCAAAGCAGAAACAGTATTGTTTTCTTCAATTCAGATCTTGTTAGATTTATACTTAAATTAACATTGACTATAAACTGATGTTAAGCGGTGCCTAGATCATGTTGGTATTGGTGAACTGGAGAAAACTGTGTCTGATATAAGGTTCTGTTGTTTGCTTGATGCCAGTTTATTGGGGCCTGCAAAGAACCTGTTATGGTTATAGTGACTGAACTTCTATTAGGTGGAACATTGCGCAAATATCTCATGAGTATGCGTCCAAAATGCTTGGATATTTGTGTGGCTGTTGGATTTGCTCTTGATATCGCCAGAGCAATGGAATGCTTACACGCCCACGGGATCATTCATCGTGACCTTAAACCTGGTATGCCTGCATAATTGTTGGGCTTCTTAGTTTTTCAAGTGTAAGCTGGTAGCActtaatggaaaaaaaattaggacTTAGCTATAATTTTTCTGAATTTGCATCGTGCACGAGTTACATGCACCTTAGTTACAAGCAAATATATAAATGACACTTTTTCTTTGTTGGCTTACATGATCTCTGTTCAAATGGAAAAGTAGTTTAAAAGATGACTTTGTTATTGTTAATGAACTTTACTATGAGCTACATCTACTATTCACAAATAGGCTCTATTTATGGAGTTTTATATTGTACATTTTTGTAAGGTTATCTATCTTTTCCCTTTATGTAGTTCAAACTATGATTAAACTATCATTCTATGATTAAACTATCATTCTATCCCTTTCAAGGCTAAAAAATCTGTAAAAAAACATTCTATGCAATGGAGTTTGAGATGAGAGTGAAATTTTATAAGATACAAAGCTTCTCATTATCACTCAATTGATGGTACAATCAAGCAGTATCTGACTATCTGTTCTCTGTATGAAAGAGCAAGCATAATTCTGATATCTTGTTTCCTTCCCAGATAACTTGATATTGACAGCAGATCATAAGACAGTCAAACTTGCTGATTTTGGTCTAGCCAGAGAAGAGTCCTT from Lotus japonicus ecotype B-129 chromosome 2, LjGifu_v1.2 includes:
- the LOC130739171 gene encoding serine/threonine-protein kinase STY13, translating into MGSGNEVHSVGEFNLDAKWLVDPKQLFVGPKIGEGAHAKVYEGKYKNQNVAVKIINKGETPEEISRREGRFAREVAMLSRVQHKNLVKFIGACKEPVMVIVTELLLGGTLRKYLMSMRPKCLDICVAVGFALDIARAMECLHAHGIIHRDLKPDNLILTADHKTVKLADFGLAREESLTEMMTAETGTYRWMAPELYSTVTLRQGEKKHYNHKVDAYSFAIVLWELIHNKLPFEGMSNLQAAYAAAFKNTRPSAEDLPEDLALIVTSCWKEDPNDRPNFTQIIQMLLRYLCTVSPTEPVLPMRMISLSSENSVLPPESPGTSALMLRRDDAGETPKANMEDRPKGIFFCFNQCY